DNA sequence from the Acipenser ruthenus chromosome 20, fAciRut3.2 maternal haplotype, whole genome shotgun sequence genome:
TAGTTTTGATACATTGTAACACCATTGTTCTTTTCCTTTTCACAGCACGTCACCAGCTGTTCAGAAAGAATCAATTCGTTTACAATGTCAGTAATGCCTGATACCCTGTGCTCATTGTAGCACTTGAAAGTAtatgtcatgaaaaaaaaactaaagctacTCCTAAATTtctgtttctgtctttttttttttttttttggttggttggtTAGGGTTGTTTGAACTAATCAACGACAATACCACGGAATCCAAAAGAACTATTAACCTTCTCCAGCGAATGAACATCTATCAAGAAGTGTTTCTAGGTGTCCTTTACAGAATCCTTCCTATTCAGGTAGAAATTGACAAAGTAACAACGTACTGTTTTAATTCTATATACAGTAATGTTTGtaacaaatacaatttatttttaaagactgttaTTATTGTGGTATTTTGCtaagttatgtgtaaaaaaaaaaaaagtaccataaAACTAAATTGTATTACTAGTTCATGCTTTGCAAAGGTGACTGCCATTATATACTTAAGCattgtcaatcaatcaatctttattttctatatagtgcctttcacgaTAGATTGTCGTAAAGCACTTTACAAggatacaaacattaataaatattataaaaagtaaCAGGCAGCAGCATTATGGTAGGACAGTGTGGTGTGATGTGCTGATATCACAGCAGTGGGGAATTAGATGCCTTTCACCTGTGCTGTGTGTCTTCATAACACACCCTGCCGTAGAGATGTCACACCACCCTGTTGTTCTGTAATGCTTATACTGCCTCGTACAAACAGTAGTTACGTACCTACATTGCAATATACTGTGCTTGCACATAGGATAGGACACATTCTCTGTATATAAAAACTCTCAAATAAATGATAATATTTAAATGGAAACCATTCTGTTTTTTCATAGACGTCCTTGGAGCCTGTGTATTTCTACATCTACACTGTGTTCGGCCTCCAGACTGTGTATGTTATTGCGCTGTACGTCACCAGCTGGCTCCTGAGTGGAACCTGGCTGTCAGGAGCTCTCACTGCAGTATGGTTCATTCTGAACAGGTAGATTCACCTGGGAAACCACCCACTTCACTATTACCATGACTGTAAAGCAGTATGTAGTCATTAATGTATTCTATAGTTATTCCTTTAAATGCTAACCAACAAAgttagtacagtagtctctggctgaGAGCAGAGCAAGTTCTCTTAGcagaagtgttctctaagacagagttgaccaccggacacaatatgccaaggccaatcacaatatgaattgataaatacaaatgtatttattacttatgtcatgttacacgtgcatcaacatatgaaattaacagaataggTAAGggaaaagcaataggcaatcgtatgttaataaactaggttataaaacagcactgtatcagttttgaataGGTTAGCAACGAATCGCTACCGTGCCAAAACAATGTTCTTTTAaacgaagttcctgttcctttaggtggagtatttacaatgggaaaaaatctgtttcaccacaaggatgTTGCCtcagctgaagtgttctctaaggaGGAGACTACTGTATTTTGACACTTTATAGATTATGTAGCCAGTTTGTACCAATGAAAACTGATTCAATATGGATCTGTTTTCCTGTAAATAAAAATGCAGTGCACTCTGAGATGCTCTTTTCTATGTTCTTGTGCAGAATAGATACCACCCGTGTGGAGTTCACCATTCCGCTTAGGGAGAACTGGTCTATTCCGTTTTTAGCACTTCAAGTAGCTGCTATTACTTACTACTTAAGGCCACAGTTGAAGCCACTGCAGCAGGTAAGCATTgacatgaaaatatgtataaactTGTATAGGTGTACTGAGAGAGTAATGTTTTTTCATCAGTCTTTTCAagtgtctctgtttgtttttctgtctgaATTTGCCAATATTACTTATTAAATATTTGATATGAAAACTACAACActgtaataatatatacagtgccttataTACACAACATGGTGTTGAttattacaattgaaatgtttacagtattacatttttataattgatGAATTGCAAAATTATACCTACTGATTACTTGAAAAGAAAGTAAGAAAACATTTAATTCAAatctgttgtcttttttttttctttcagaaactgGCCCTTTCACTGATCTTCCTCTCAACTCTAACCTTTAGTTTGACCTGGcagtttaatcagttcatactGCTAATGCAAGCTCTTGCCCTCTTTGCACTGGATTGCTTAGACCTGGTTTCAACAGGAAAGGTGCCTCTTTTAAGTTTCTAGTTTGCtttccaaaaaacaaaagaaaccttcATGCATTTAATAGTGATGCTGGTGCAATTGCTGAGATAAATTAGTACACACAGTACAACGTCTTGGAAAGCGCTGTTGGTATATTGTAAACTTTTTGGAGGATATACAGTTATTTCTATAGTTTCACATTTGCTAACACTATTGTGCTTATAGAATACTTGGATCCATTACATGGCTTACTCTTGAGAAATCATTTGGTTTAAATGCTCCTTGATTTAATTGGTTGTTAGAAGAGGAAGATTAGAATGGAACACTTCCAGTAGAGTGACATTCAGTTTGTTTCCACCAGATGGCACTATTGTTCCTACATTATTTCCAGGCTGGCTAAAGATATTATTTATGCTGCTCGTAAATTTTCCATCCtgtgatatatttatataatgcTTTTACATGGCTAGTTCAACATCCCTACTTTGTAATGCTTAAATGTCAGCATGCTTTTCATTAATGCCATTTTAATAGTGCTTCTTTTGGCCCTATAAGGTATAAATATTGAACAGCGTGTTTATATCATGATATATAAAGCAGGGGTTCTAGAGGAGATATGTTAAAAGGATGATAGCAGTTCTGTCTCTTGTTTTAATAACAACATGTAGACACTTTTCAAAGGAGTGTCtttgtattgtttgtgtgtgtatcttacAGACGTGTTGTGTGTTTATCTGCAGGTGACTTGTTTGTACCTGGTTCAGGTGAGCAGCTTGCTGCTGGTCTGGTTACTGCAATTCTTCAACCCCATGATCCTGGGATCATTAGCACTAAGCTTCATTGTAGCTGCTCTTACAGTAAACTTCTTCCAGGTAAGTGTTGGCCATGAGTGTTAAGCTAATGGGTCGGTATTTCCCTTGGAGTCTGATCAAAAGCGACTTGAGTTTAAAGAACATCATAAATGAGTAGAGAACATCATAAATACTGGACTCAGAACAGGTGAGTTCTTTGTAGGCAAGTCTGCATAGCATCTGCACTGTTTTTAGTGGTGCACTATAAACACTAAATTCACAATGATATAAGCTAAGGACTGTGCTGGAGAGAATATATTTCTCTGCAAAGTTATCCCTTGCTAGGATGCTCTTGCAATGGAGAGGGGGGCCCTGGGCTGCTGCAGCCCCTCATCTCTCAGAAGGGTTCAGAATCTTAAGAAACAAGGACCTCAAATGTTCTTCAAATACTGCTTTATGTGCATTATTGGGActgttatttattgtgtttttctgATACTCTCTGATGCAGGAATACACATTTACTCCATtatttgttctgttttctttAGAAAAACTTGAGATCAGGATGCTTCCTTACCAGGATAGGCAAACTGATCCTCCATTTGATTTTTGTGATCAGTCTGACTATTATTATGAACTATTTAACAAAGGTACAGTAAGATACATTCATGATTACAAATTGtttgttaaaatacattttttaatagaaatacacttttttaaaaattgtttattCCAATTAAAGCGTtgaatattttactttttaatattatttgtgttacttttttaatttaatttacagaaAGCACTGCAGCTCAGATCGGATGAACACATTTATAAGTTCATAAAGGCGAAGTTTGGGCTTGGATCAACAAGGTgagaatattttctttttaacactTGTTTAGATCTGGAATTGAGGCTCCTTGCTGttcatacattgcaaagcacatttTACCAGCCTGCATGTTGTTACTGTTTTTATGGCCATGCATGTGCACCTGTAATTTCAGGAGCTTATTATGTATTCAGTAGTTTCATGTTTTTTGGTTGTCCTTAATCCCTGTACATCTTTTATTGTTTTCTTCAACAGAGATTTTGATGCCAACCTATACCTTTGTGAGGAAGCCTTTGGGTTGCTGCCCTTTGACACATTTGAGCGACTCTCAGACTCTTTAGTCTTATACCCTTACATATGGGCTGTCTCCATAATGACGATCGTAGCAACAGTTGCAGCTGTACGCAATCTCAGGTAATTGTAtactctttattattttctgtcATAACGTCAGAGCCTCATGAAACTTGCAATTACACAGGTTGTATCTCTCATTGTTATGTAATGCTGAAATGTGTTTGTTGCTTTGAGAGGACCTGGTcttgaaaggcactatataaaagtgcaatgtttttcttttcttgttttttggaCATTCTGTCATAACCAATGTTCCATTCTGAAAGAACATGTCTTTAATGCACATGCACACTGCCAGGTGATTCGAGCCCTGAGGATGGGAATACGAAGTTCATATTGTACACTTTAAAACCCTGGAACAGTTGCCGAAGTACAGGACAGAATTAGGACGCAATGTGCAAACATCACATTGACAGGCTGCGAACTAGTATAAATTGTACAGTGACAGGCCAATAGAGGAGCTCAATTCTAACATGTTCTGTAACAATATTGTATTTGCATATGGTGCATTAATAATTCACCCTGgatacatagacacacacacattcatcttcaaactgctttctttttaatgccgttgaccttaaaaaatgttatgaaacATTAATGTTCTGTCTTTCTTATGTTGCAGTGATTCCACAAACACTCCGTTCCCTAATGGAAAGGAAGAAGAAACATTTTTAAGGCCAGCCGTGGCCTATAATCTTTCACACACTGTGGTTTTTGGACTGTTAGCTTATAGTACCATGAGGtacttattttaattttcttactTTAGAAAAATCGCACAGAAAATATACAGTCCCTTTTCATCAAATCTGACGCTGGTTTTTAATATTTCTACAGAATGAAGTACTTGTGGGCTGGCCACATGTGTGCTTTTGCTGCGTACGGAATCTGTAGCGATGAAGTGTGGAGACCGTTTCTTAAAGTGATTCGCCTTCATACAACAGCCAGGGTAAAGAACTCTATTCGGAtacaactgtatttaaaaaataataataacgataaaaaaaaaaacactttacctgacctgctgctttttttttcaaagaaaaatgtatttggtatgcAATGGGTTAATTTGATACTCAATATTTAACATGATGGAAAAGCAAGACTAGTGTATATAATTAATGACTTTTACATCTTTTCCAGGAAAGGCTAATTAGATATACTGTACCTGTTCTGCTCCTTGGTTTCCTTTACTACAAGGTGAGGAATGCCAGTACCACTAATAAATACAGTGCCTCTGGATTtcataatatatgtgtgtgtgtgtgtgtgtgtgtgtgtgtgtgtgtgtgtgtgtgtgtgtgtgtgtgtgtgtgtgtgtgtgtgtatagatagatagatagatattgcaTGAGACCTTGCATCAGACtgaaaaaataatttgtattatgcttttgtatttatttagttctcACCCAAACTCCTGGAAGAAATGTCGGAACTCCGAGAATTCTATGACCCAGATACAGTGGATCTTATGAACTGGATTAGGTAAAGCTTGTTTTAATCTTTTAGAcagaatacatttgttttgcttCTTTTAAAGTTATATGGTAATACAAGTGACAGTACTTGCATGAAATGCAGGATAGGATGTAGTACACGAATAAGATATTTGGGCTTGGAATTGGCCCAGTGTTTGGcattggttattattattgttttgtactGCAACCAGAATCTGAATTTAAAAATCGAGAAAAGTCTGGCTGCTTCAGTATTACATAATGAGACCGTAGGGATATTcagcaattgtttttgttttttttttatcttgtttaaCTTTTCCAATTGCTTCTGCATTCAAAGCTTTCATCCATCAGTTACAATTTAGCACTACTAAATCTGTCAAGACATTTTTGTCATCTCATACTTTAAGAAACATAAATAGTGTGTTTTAGCTTTgttcaggagagagagagagagagagagagagagagagagagagagagagagagagagagagagagagagagagagagagagatgcgaTAGTGTTCAGCTGAGGATAATATATGAGGCTTCTGttaatgtatgtattaaataCAACTCTTGCTTGGTATCTTTTAGTCAGGAGAGCAGGGATACTTTAACTGTCAGACAGTCCACAGCTAAACACCCCCATTGCATAGTGCAGTGATTCACTTTCTGTTACTGTTCCATCAGGTTGATTTCCGTGGTTCAGGATGGAAGCTGAACAAATCAGAGCTGCATTAACTGGAGCTATCTAAAATGAGAACCGTGCCCAAAAATgaatgtagcattttttttttccacttgtgCTGTGTAGTTAAGCAGTGTGCTTTGCATGTAGAGTAGCAATTAATGTTTCAAACGCGTGGTACAGAACTAAGTCAGCAGAGGTCTCTGTGCATTTGGAGGTTGTGCATTAGTTCCCCAGACAGGCTTAACTGCCTGGGGTCCTCAGTGAGCTGTTTGATCCCATAGCTCCAGCCACAGTGGAGACTGGGTGAGAGTAAACGCATAGGAGCATGGTGACAGTAGGCTGCCTCATATATATAGTGAGTGCAGTTTTTAAGTAATAGTAAAACTGAGCTGTAAAAGTATTCAGATGGTTTACCTCCCTTCATCTGCTATGCCTCCAGCATTGTAAATTAATGAGACTAATCAATTGCAATAATGCCATTGTAATGCCGCCCAGCACGCAATGATGTTTACATTATATAATGTAAATCAGTTTGGCTTATAAAAATCCTTTTGACTATTCAGTAATCATTTATAAAGTGTAGAAGCCACATTGAGATTAAGGACCCTGGCACTGAACCGTGGAATTGTGGCTACAACACAAATCGGCCTGCTAGGCTTCATTCGTTTGGGCAAAGTTAAGTATAGCAACTGTTAATTTGTTATACAAGAGAATCTCTTGATAGATGACTGCGTTTATTACCTTCGGTGATACAAAGATGGAGGGTTTTGAACATGGCAGTAATATGAaatgtttccagtgttttccTTGGTTATTATAATTGTAGCGTCTGGGAGGGAGTGACAGAAGGTGTGGGCATCAGAAACACAATGCTAGTTCAGCATGTCAGATGAAGGTCGAATCTGTACAAAGCCACAgaataaaaaaagtaatcttGAGGTTTTGTTGGAGAAAATGATACTGGCATCAACAATGGACTTCTAGGCATATGCAGAGTCCATCTAGAGTATATATGAATTATTGTGCATCCAGTTTTTAATGCCAAAGGATGTGTGATGAAGCCAAGCCCTGGAAACTGTGTGCGTCAGATGCCATGGCTTTCAATCTGTGTCATTAAACTGTAATCTAACAGAAGTGAGTGACAGGATCCTGATGTGTGCTGAAGGATGATAGAAAGAACAAACAATATTCTAATAAATTGGATATTTTCaagtgtttgttttccttttttattgtCTTCTACAGCCCTTAAACATTTGAACGCAGATCTGCTGTAGGATGTAATCAAAACGGCAAACCAAGAAGGATTGATTCTGATCATTTTCAGTTTTCATTATTGTGTggaaagaacatttaaaaatgtatgaataTGTGATGCATGAATTTACAGCCAGGAACCTCAATGCTGTCTTTGTGGCTgagaacacacacacgcagtcaTGCCATAACAACGAACACTGCACTATAAGCATTTCTGCTTCTTGAGTAATTTTAATTCCAGTGATTAAATTGTACACTAAAGCTCAAGTCAGCCTCAGCTAGATTGCTGTTCAGTGTGACAGCTCATCTCCAACACAGAATTAATTAAAGGCTGTTCCAAGTAAGAAGATGATTCTGTACTTCAAGATACATTTGGGGGAAAAACATGACCCATGATAAATACAGTGCTTTTAAAGAAGGAAAGGGTTCTCTGCAGGGCAATTGTAAAAAGCATCCCATGGGGATGGGTGTGGGGGGGTGAGGTAGGATAACTTTTAGCATTTTTAAAGGAGAATGTCCACCAGCAGGTGGTGATTCAGTTCTGTTGACCAATTTAGCTCTGTACATCAGCAAATACATGCCCTTGTGTTTCTCTCAATGATTGCATTTATTGATTAACTGACGATTGTTTGATAGCTGTACAATGTAAAAGGTGAAAAGAGACCAACtgtataatgtttaaaacagaTGCCACGCAAATTATTACTGTTTATTGCCAGCTGTTTTGTaagcctgttttgttttgttttgttttttaagcacaAAAACCTCCAAGAAAGCAGTTTTTGCAGGAAGCATGCAGCTTTTAGCAGGAGTCAAACTGTGTACCGGAAGAGTCTTAACAAATCACCCCCACTATGAGGACAAGAGTTTGAGAGAGCGCACCAGACAGGTAGGCTCCCCAATGCATTATGCAGGCTTGTAGATCTTACAGAATATTAACTGTTGGAACTGCTTTGTGTGCAGTGGAACAGAACACATCACCAAGGAGGAAGTAAAGCTGGCATTACATTTTTGCTGCATTAGTTCTATGTTTGTTGCTGTGCGTATTACACATTCCATTTAATACTgctagttaaaaaataaaacatgtggttttttttactttctttagaTTCATTATTTATGATAAATTGTgcttttgctcaaaactctaGAGTGCTGCAGTTGTAATATTTATCTACAGTAGCAGTGGCCCTGTGCACTAAGCGTGAAGTCAGTATACATTAGAACAATACTGAAGAAGAGCCCTGTCTGCTTGTGTATTGTTATAGGAGCAGCTCTAACTGCAAACCAAGTTGAAGCTATTGTATATCCTAGCAATGGAGTATGTTTTTTAACCACTGACACACAGGTCTACCAGATCTATGCTCGCCAGTCCCCTGAAGATGTCCACAAGATCCTGCGGTCCTTTGGCACAGACTATGTAATCCTTGAGGACAGTATCTGCTATGAGAGGAGACACAACCGAGGGTGTCGCTTGCGGGATCTGCTTGATGTATCAAACGGCCATGTATGTACTATGTGACAGTTTACCTCTGAATGCTTAGGAATATGCTGTGCTTGCAGTATATCCTGTAAATTATATGAGACTGCCTGTCAGCAGCTTTCACTCTCAGAACACTTCAGAGAGATGAGGCATTTAAACAACCATGTGACAAAGCTAaattacagctgcagtgtcccacaatcgtGTTCAATATTGCACTGAAACATAATTCATTGGTTTTCTACATTCTTTACTATGCTTTTTTGTGCACTACTTTATCAAAAAGCAGGTCTTGTtggcagtttgtttgtttgtatcccTAAAGATGGTTGATGCTGTAGGGACCCAAGCTTCCTCCTCCCTTACAACCTCCTAGCCACTGCATCTCTCTGTAGGGTGCTGGTTGTACTTGCACCAGTAGAAGattaaaaatacctttaaaaaggGGCTCTTCAGATCCACTAGCCGAGCTGAGGCTTGAATACATGTATGTGCCCTCTTTCTAATATTGCACCTTTGTTTCCCTACTTATTTTTTAGATTATGGATGGCCCAGGAGAGAACGAGGTTGATTTGACTCCATCCCCACACCCCCGGTTCTGTGATGAAATCAGAACAGATCAGCCTCCGTACACTACATACTTCACCCGTGTATTCACAAATAAAACATTCCACGTTTACAAGCTGaagaaaggaaagaagaaaacaaaatcaaactaaagaGCTTTTAAAAGATTGTAGTCTTAGGTCCAGGTAGCCATCATAACAGCGATCAACATATCTAATGGCTTTTTATTCATGCAGTGCTGAGATAGGGCTTTTGTGACAGGTGCACTGTGTATTGGATTCCATATGCTCAATTTACATAAGTCTTTTGTGCGCAAACTGTTATAATATCTGACTGATCAGAACATTTTTGTAGAACTGTGTCAGAAGGAAGCCCATAAAAAGCATAAACTCAGGATCAACGCCACCAGCATTCTTGTCATGAGTAGAGTAATGAATGTTGAAGTGCATTCGCTTTTGgattgcatgcatttttttttaaaatcttgagactgctgtaattgtaatctaATTTGA
Encoded proteins:
- the dpy19l3 gene encoding probable C-mannosyltransferase DPY19L3 produces the protein MTALRQRKGSKGKEGSQELQKPETTLETKPRIPAGSVLWSVLWSVVGGLVAVSLGLLTCIYVATLHENDLWFSNIKEVEQEISFRTECGLYYSYYKQMLQASSVQEGLFELINDNTTESKRTINLLQRMNIYQEVFLGVLYRILPIQTSLEPVYFYIYTVFGLQTVYVIALYVTSWLLSGTWLSGALTAVWFILNRIDTTRVEFTIPLRENWSIPFLALQVAAITYYLRPQLKPLQQKLALSLIFLSTLTFSLTWQFNQFILLMQALALFALDCLDLVSTGKVTCLYLVQVSSLLLVWLLQFFNPMILGSLALSFIVAALTVNFFQKNLRSGCFLTRIGKLILHLIFVISLTIIMNYLTKKALQLRSDEHIYKFIKAKFGLGSTRDFDANLYLCEEAFGLLPFDTFERLSDSLVLYPYIWAVSIMTIVATVAAVRNLSDSTNTPFPNGKEEETFLRPAVAYNLSHTVVFGLLAYSTMRMKYLWAGHMCAFAAYGICSDEVWRPFLKVIRLHTTARERLIRYTVPVLLLGFLYYKFSPKLLEEMSELREFYDPDTVDLMNWISTKTSKKAVFAGSMQLLAGVKLCTGRVLTNHPHYEDKSLRERTRQVYQIYARQSPEDVHKILRSFGTDYVILEDSICYERRHNRGCRLRDLLDVSNGHIMDGPGENEVDLTPSPHPRFCDEIRTDQPPYTTYFTRVFTNKTFHVYKLKKGKKKTKSN